In a single window of the Tigriopus californicus strain San Diego chromosome 2, Tcal_SD_v2.1, whole genome shotgun sequence genome:
- the LOC131876976 gene encoding uncharacterized protein LOC131876976 — protein MALLFPMSSERDYFRPHSFLDEDIFGFPLLPTRKRRLTRSKALPQTKRPYPTDWKDCGDHFEAKLTVKGFHSDDFHLGLNNSCSRVTIVANSEEKSDDGVISAKRFSKSLDLPEDCIPDNLDWHYSGGVLQMTVPKYAPEKRMRSKDVDETPFEIIPKFMTGDFMGCLKDEVEKDSEDEFQLNVDVGGFKPEDLEVELNPNGVVSISGQFEDKSEGRHISRQIHKSFTLPKNCRMEAVKTCLDKSGKLTITAPKESTKVLDQGPRKLAINVDANED, from the coding sequence ATGGCTCTTTTGTTTCCAATGAGCTCAGAACGCGACTATTTCCGCCCTCATTCGTTCTTGGATGAGGACATCTTCGGATTCCCGCTGCTTCCTACACGTAAACGGAGGCTAACTCGATCCAAAGCTCTGCCTCAAACCAAACGACCATATCCTACGGATTGGAAAGATTGCGGTGATcattttgaggccaaactAACCGTCAAAGGATTTCATTCTGACGATTTTCATCTGGGTCTCAACAATTCTTGTTCAAGAGTAACCATTGTGGCCAATAGCGAAGAGAAAAGCGATGATGGAGTGATATCCGCCAAGCGATTCTCCAAATCATTGGATCTACCCGAGGATTGCATCCCTGACAACCTCGATTGGCATTACAGCGGAGGAGTTCTTCAAATGACAGTGCCGAAATATGCGCCTGAGAAAAGGATGCGCTCAAAGGATGTCGATGAGACTCCCTTTGAGATTATTCCTAAATTCATGACCGGAGATTTCATGGGTTGTCTTAAGGACGAGGTGGAAAAGGATTCGGAGGATGAGTTCCAATTGAATGTAGATGTGGGTGGGTTCAAACCCGAAGACCTTGAAGTGGAACTGAATCCCAATGGCGTGGTTAGCATTTCGGGACAATTTGAGGATAAGAGTGAGGGACGCCACATTTCCCGACAAATACATAAGTCGTTCACTCTGCCAAAGAATTGTCGAATGGAGGCCGTCAAAACTTGCCTTGATAAAAGCGGAAAGTTGACCATTACGGCACCTAAAGAAAGCACCAAGGTGCTCGACCAAGGACCTCGGAAATTAGCCATCAATGTGGATGCCAATGAAGATTAG
- the LOC131876974 gene encoding general transcription factor IIH subunit 4-like, whose amino-acid sequence MSLLQCANLTDYLKTLGPSQLENLYVHPATALAVFRELPLLGQHYVLRLLHVEQSVPKAVVSSWVSRVDQYRKIEVQAMEALTNLRVWTSATNQAGMESLTLDDTFKQNLKTALMGGGSPWTTSRYLDLDPNRRDAAYLDQYSQERWDTVLHYMVGSSQQEGISADAVRILLSSGLMVVTPGTTEPTITRSGFQFLLMDTPSQVWFFILQYLDSVKSRNLNLTECLNFLFQLSFSELGKDYSTSGLSHGLLVFLQHLREFGLVYQRKRSAGRFYPTRLALNIASGENKSLLERHREGYIVVETNYRIYAYSNSNLQVALIGLFAEVLYRFPNLAVAVVTRDSIRQALRGGIKASQIVRFLQMHAHPRQQEQSQKKKRDEKLSNERAKDVIPGTVVDQIYLWEKERDRFTFEEGVLYNQFLSQGDYETVKNYADSQGVLNWSNDQNRTIIVSRAGHDDVRKFWRRHSRGGN is encoded by the exons ATGTCCCTACTCCAATGTGCTAATTTGACGGATTATTTGAAGACTTTGGGGCCCTCTCAGTTAGAGAATCTCTACGTCCATCCAGCCACAGCTCTAGCCGTTTTCAG AGAGCTTCCGTTGCTGGGTCAGCATTACGTGCTCCGTTTGCTCCACGTGGAGCAGAGCGTGCCTAAAGCCGTGGTCTCATCATGGGTGTCAAGGGTGGATCAGTACCGAAAAATAGAAGTCCAAGCCATGGAAGCCCTCACCAATCTCCGCGTCTGGACGTCGGCCACCAATCAGGCCGGGATGGAATCACTCACCCTGGACGACACCTTCAAGCAAAATCTCAAAACTGCACTCATGGGAGG AGGTTCACCGTGGACCACGTCGCGTTACTTGGACCTAGATCCGAACCGCAGAGATGCGGCCTACCTTGATCAGTACTCCCAAGAGCGATGGGACACCGTGTTACATTACATGGTGGGCTCTTCTCAACAAGAGGGTATTTCCGCCGATGCAGTCCGAATCCTGCTCAGCTCAGGCTTGATGGTGGTGACTCCGGGCACGACTGAGCCTACCATCACGCGGTCCGGCTTTCAG TTCCTCTTGATGGACACACCATCCCAGGTGTGGTTCTTCATCCTACAGTATTTGGACTCGGTAAAATCGCGGAATCTGAATCTCACCGAATGTCTCAATTTCTTGTTCCAACTCTCTTTCTCGGAACTCGGCAAG GACTACAGCACAAGCGGCTTGAGTCATGGCCTTTTGGTTTTCCTTCAACATTTACGGGAATTTGGATTAGTTTATCAACGAAAA CGAAGTGCCGGTCGCTTTTACCCCACAAGATTGGCCTTGAACATTGCATCTGGAGAGAACAAAAGCCTTTTGGAACGGCACAGAGAGGGCTACATTGTGGTTGAAACCAATTACAGGATATACGCctattccaattccaatttacAAGTAGCTCTCATCGGATTGTTCGCCGAAGTGCTTTACCG GTTCCCCAATTTAGCCGTGGCAGTTGTCACGCGAGATTCCATCCGCCAAGCTCTCCGTGGAGGCATCAAGGCATCGCAAATCGTGCGATTCCTCCAAATGCACGCCCATCCCCGCCAGCAAGAGCAATCGCAGAAAAAGAAGCGCGACGAGAAGCTCAGTAACGAGAGAGCCAAAGATGTCATTCCAGGTACCGTGGTGGACCAAATCTACTTATGGGAGAAAGAACGCGATAG GTTTACGTTTGAGGAGGGCGTGTTGTACAATCAGTTCCTATCCCAAGGAGACTATGAAACGGTCAAAAATTATGCGGACAGTCAGGGTGTTCTCAATTGGTCGAATGATCAAAACCGCACTATAATTGTGTCGCGTGCGGGTCATGATGACGTTAGAAAGTTCTGGCGGCGGCATTCACGGGGAGGAAACTGA
- the LOC131876975 gene encoding uncharacterized protein LOC131876975 has product MRCSVCKIPKRDSHAQWQPTTQRTPLTRVQVVFKLYDLTKTEFESGFLCVGCFDLVIQIESLEHQLKSLVQQTEDDMDHHDIKILETSTALDTTNEVNMSPSLEVLGPLRYDKNEDQERSTNGTLGEEQNAECDAKGLRHFPEMILDGAVIKQEELALDEDPLPINIKLSRQRKSPPFKPRIFNTHPDNLDFDISTGKTNNQRDALIYQGYKFYQEAWRSRRHETNQTMDIWRCRNRRCRGRIISYMNVQCVLKDTLVEHCHPPNPEQVLLYEEFQEQIRQIVFEHPDMPPENVFTSAQMLCPNIVVDKTDNMMRNIRRLKKNRREELDATQNHLVTVNLNPS; this is encoded by the exons ATGCGGTGTAGCGTGTGTAAGATTCCCAAGAGGGACAGCCACGCCCAATGGCAGCCCACCACCCAACGCACACCTTTGACTCGAGTCCAAGTCGTTTTTAAGCTCTACGACCTGACCAAAACCGAATTCGAGTCTGGATTCCTCTGCGTGGGATGCTTTGATTTGGTGATCCAAATCGAGAGCTTGGAACATCAACTCAAGTCATTGGTGCAGCAAACCGAAGATGATATGGATCATCATGACATTAAAATCTTGGAGACGTCAACTGCATTGGACACCACAAATGAAGTAAATATGTCACCTTCTCTGGAAGTATTGGGTCCATTGAGGTATGACAAAAATGAGGACCAAGAGCGTTCCACTAACGGGACCTTGGGTGAGGAACAGAATGCCGAATGTGATGCCAAAGGACTTAGACACTTCCCTGAGATGATCCTCGATGGTGCGGTAATCAAGCAAGAGGAATTGGCACTGGACGAGGATCCCCTGCCCATCAATATCAAACTGAGTCGCCAACGCAAATCCCCGCCATTCAAGCCCAGGATCTTCAACACTCACCCAGACAATCTGGACTTTGATATCTCAACCGGGAAGACCAACAACCAACGCGATGCTCTCATTTACCAAGGGTATAAGTTTTACCAAGAGGCTTGGCGCTCTCGAAGAC ATGAGACCAATCAAACCATGGACATTTGGCGATGTCGAAATCGACGCTGCCGAGGACGAATCATCTCCTACATGAATGTTCAATGTGTGCTCAAAGATACCCTTGTGGAGCATTGTCATCCCCCGAATCCCGAGCAAGTCCTACTTTACGAAGAATTTCAAGAGCAAATCCGGCAAATCGTGTTCGAGCATCCGGATATGCCGCCGGAAAATGTGTTCACTTCAGCACAAATGCTTTGTCCAAATATCGTTGTGGACAAAACGGATAATATGATGCGTAACATCCGACGGCTGAAAAAGAATCGTCGGGAAGAGTTAGATGCAACGCAAAACCATCTAGTTACTGTGAACCTGAACCCTAGTTAA